From the genome of Mastacembelus armatus chromosome 5, fMasArm1.2, whole genome shotgun sequence:
GCTTATCTCTGGGGACTTCAAccatgtgtctttgtctctgtcctcCACTCTCCACATTCACCCAGTATGTGACCTGCCACACCAGGTCCTTCCTTTCTGCTGCTATCAGACTGTACAACCAGCACTGCAACTAGTAGACCCCCAGCTAATAACCTCATCACGTATAGGCTGTAAAAACTTTactttgtatttcttttccatttctaatatatttgtattgtcaatacagtgtttttcatttttcttattctgCTCTTATTTTTTATCTTGATGGAAATTTGCCCGCTGTGGGACAAATCAAGGttcttcttatcttatcttacccCTCTATCATTTTTCTCCCATAGAAATGATTCATCAACacgagtttttttttttttattttttttttttattctttagaGAACTAGCAACTCTCAAGTATAAAACACTTATATGTGACAGTTGGGACATGATTTCTAAATTACCTCAGCTCTAGTTTGGCATTACTTGTGACTTACTGGCTGACTTAGATACTGATGGCGATCTGCAGTAATCTAGTATCAGTCGATTATATAGGTCTGGGCAATGTATCAGTCTGGCTTTGTTCTGAATACTACAAGTCTGAAACTGAAAACCATCTCTGGATGTGAAGTTAAAAAGAAGGGACCTTACCTTATCTCTGCTGGAGTCTCTATGATGTGTTAGCCACTGCTAGCATAACATATTTGAATCTCTGACCAAAGTGTTGGTGCTAGTGTTGGATTGTGGGTAAGGTAGGTACGAaattttgatgacaaaaaaaaaatgcatacaatTAAAAAGTGGTTCTGCTGCATGATGGCATGAAAGGTTTTGTCCATAATTTGCATCACAATAAGTTGAACTTGAGTGCTCCCCAGCCTTTTATTTACAGCTTACTGTGATATATGATTTAATCAGAGCTCGTTAAAATGCTTTGTCAGTTTCATTAATTTGTGGCAGGGAGCTTTATTCATCTGTTTTGAGTCCTGGTTTTCTTGAGATTTAAGAAATTCTGCAGTTTCTTACTGGCTGGCAGTGTGCAGACACATCAGGGATGCAAGACTAATCAGCCAGATGATGTCTGGGCCATGGCAACGCTGGTGCATCAGTTGGCTGCTTATCTCCATGGTAACCATCTTACTGTTAGTCGCATCACAGCTGTTCCTTCTCTTGTTGCAGATATTGGtggaaacacagaaatgttctTCTCAACAGTCTGACCTGAAGAGAATCAACAGTCTGCCATCATAGAGATACAGATGGAGAATGGAGACCTGGGTCACATGGTGTGTGTGGGCTGGTATTACTCAGTTTTGGGGATCTAAGCCTTTTCACCCATGTGGGGGCTCAACATTCATATGGGAGCAAAAACATATTCCTAATATATgtcattacattttataaagCTGACTTGGTTTAAAGCTTGGGTCAGAGCTAGACATGTAGTGCTTAGGGTTAAGGGTCTTCAGGGCTTAGTGTCTTCAGGAAATGAGTGTAAGCTAACTTGTAACTTGACATTTTAGCTAATTGTCATTTTGGCTGGTTCTTTTAAAGTTTGTGTGGGGGATAAAACTTGTGGTTTTAGAGCAAAGGGTGAAATTAGGTTTAAGTTCAGTTTATGTCTGCACCATAGGTCATATCTGGTGTAGATTagattggttttattttatatatatgttagAGTGAGGATAACAGATGAACAGGTATCTTCAAATCCTCCTCAGGACTTCATACTTGCCAAGTTTAAATTCCAAAGAATCCAAATTACTATTAGTTCTTTATTTGGTATACACAAAGACCATTAGTATTGTCCCTGACTGCTGGTCCTGCTGTCTCTAGATGGGGGAGCCTGTGACTCTGaatgtgggtgggtgtgtgtacAGCACCTCCCTGTCCACTCTGCGGCGCTACCCAGACTCCATGCTGGGAGCCATGTTTAGAGGAGACCTCCCCACCGTTAGAGACGCACATGGAAACTACTTCATTGATCGCGACGGGCCACTGTTTcggtgagtgtgtgtctgtgtggcagaATGACATGTTTTTGAATAGTAAAATCTTCAGCTAGCTGTTCAGATATGCCAGTACGCTAATCATGCTGAAACTAAAGTTACAGTTATGTGGCACGCTGCGTGTTAATATTTACATGCATATCAGCGTTCAAACTATAACATGTTAAAGTCTGGCTCAGCCAGATCAAAGTTCAGCCTGGTGAAGAGCTGAGCCCACCAAACTGAATCTGAAACCCCTTTACACTTCCTGTTCGTGGCAGGAGTTTCACTGTATTAAAAAGGCTCGAGATGACCTAAAAACTCCACCGTATAAAAGTTTAAGTCTGACAGTGTGGAGCTGAGCCTGTCGTGTTGAGTctgagagtttttttttgttatgttttttcattggatttgttaaaaaatgtaTGAGTAACACACCAGCTTCTCAATAAGGTTGGGGTTGAATCAGATTTTGAGCTCTCTTCTCTCATGTCCTGGTTTAACTTGTAGCCCAGAATTTAATCCTgtggggtctaagggtgttttggggccctgggcaagttttgacatgccctgacatttgtggttttttcagttgcttttaaacatattaatggctaaagtctgataagactgtaatcagcacaaactgggctacaataatatatgagcagcaagtttatagATGATTGTGTTTTTACGCATGGTttgggaaaaacatttttaagtcaaTAAGACtataaaacatacagaacattggttcacaagacttttgagaactggatattgtagcctaaagtgtttgcttcaaaaatTATATGAAAATCGTCTtcttcactcattcacagaaaacaatagactgatttaaattttctaagacactttttgtttcgAAAGGGCATTTGCAAGAAGGCTTgcatgatcatgaataatcatgtgattcacctgagaagacaaagaatcgcataatgagctgcataatgagcctttcactcaggaatgtggctgagagggagtTACTCgtcaggaattatatcctccGCTGCCTCCAGTCActctttaaaatgcaaatgtttgtcatctgagtTGCGTTcttcctctgaggagaaagtaaactcttcattGCTGTCCAgaagtaaattctatgatgaagattgacgttttatgccatttctcgggggtgtgcacataattacctggctcacctcagatcatttccatatgaacatTGTGCTCAGTGCGATCACATTagttataatgaggtgagacagtaGAAACAGTACCGCTCCTTATTTTCATATGGATAACGTAAAAATTTGTTTTGAACTTTAATTGTTTCCTTTAAAAGACGACATTTCAAGCTTTCgatacatatatttctcatgtctttgaggcaagtattcgctgagattcaggttagtttatttatgtgtctgtgaagtgaGGTGACAAAGACGGAGAAGACGGAATACACCGTCTGCTTTATTTTAACAGCAgaacagcattttgttattacaagtctaaacaaataaaagtagaccctttacagattcaaatgagatattgctcttatctgtattatcaaaactgacagagtaatttaagttcttttcagtgttatcaagagaagatgccacaaaacgcactGCCGCGTATATCGGGTTAATGAAATCACAGGCTCAGCTGTCCGGTCTGATCCTGTCTCTGTTACTGTTGTTTCAGCTACATCCTCAACTTCCTGCGGACGTCAGAGCTGACGCTGCCATGTGATTTCAAAGAGACCGAGCTGCTCAGGAAGGAGGCTGACTTCTACCAGATCGAGCCCCTGATCCAGTGCCTGGGAGACCCCAAACCACTGCTTCCCTACCCCACTGACACCTATGAAGAGGTGGTGGAGCTGTCCAGCACCAGGAAGCTGTCCAAGTACTCAAATCCTGTCGCTGTCATCATCACCCAGCTCACCATCACCACCAAGGTCAGTGAAAGCAGCTCTGGTTAGGGTTGTATTGACATGTTTGTGGAGAAAttctgagacacaaaaacatgattatataaattactttattttccacacccatttctgttttctttgttttagcCACTAATTTTCTCTAAATccagaacattttctttctaatatCTTCTGCTCAGTGCAAATCTACACAGCCTTCCTTCTGGTAACATTTTTCTATTGGATTCTATTGTAAAATGCAACTGAGCAACAGTATTTATCGTATTTGTTTTAGAAAGTGGGGTCTACTAAGGGATTTCAGGGACGTCACAGTGGAACAGTTGTTAGGACTGTCACCTGAAAATAGGCCTGATCTAAATGGTGAAAACACTTTAGGTAACAAGAGCTTCCTTCTTATTGTTACCGATGTTATGGAAATTATTCAAGCTGCCGTTATACTTTTGCTGGTAAGGAAATGTTAATTTCAGAGTCTGACAAGAACCTTCATCTCTGGATGTAGCTTGGTCAACAATGTGTAGTTTTACATCACCGAGGAGGAAACCCTGTACAGATTatgataaaacaagaaaatccCATATTAATCATTAATGTAGATCTCAAAATCATTTGCATAGCTCTAGCCAGGAGGCTAGAAAAAATGACTCCTCACATAACACACCCTGTTCAAACAGGATTTATTAAGAGTGGACAGGTGGCTAACAATACTCGAAGAGTAATAATCAATATAAAAGACTACCAGTAATAAATCCAGAAGTACTATTATCTGTTTAAATGCGGACAGGGTTAATTAGAAATTCTTTATTGCCACATTGCATAAATTTAGATTCAGAAACACCTTCATAGATTGGATCAAAGCATTGTATAGTTCTCTATCAGTACAAATGACCAAAACTTCCTCAAAGTTCAGTCTTCAAAGGGGCCCCAGGCAGGGTTGCCAGCTCTCTCCTTCACAATTCACCATTTTTATCGAGCCTCTAGCTGCTGCtattctgcaaaacaaaaacagtatctTTGGAGTTCAAACAGAACATGTATATCATGAAATAAGCCTTTATGCAGATGATGTATTAGTTTTCCTCTCAAATTCACAAAGCTCTTACTCTGAAACAATCAACCGCCCCCTGTCCCCCCAACAGGGGGCCTGCAGCAGAGTATTTCAGACCCTCTCAGAGCCTTTGATGAAGGGTGCTGCAAGGGAAGCTGCCCTGGCTGTTCGTAACTGCCCCTGCAAAGGAGCTGGGGTTCAGAGCTGCTGCCAGCTTGATGTTGGAGTACAGGGTTGGTGGGTGGgtaaacaaaaaagcaaaataacagaaatagaAAGAGGATCACAGCCTTCCTGTAGCAGTGGCCCCTTACAGTGTAGCCAAGCCTTATTTATATAATGCAAAAATTATTTGGTCTGTCACGTTACCTGGCCCTGAACtagtgtttttgttgctgtgacAGACTACAGCTCTTGACAAGGCCGTCCCTTCTTTACCAAAGCATCTTTGCCTGTTTGTTCTTCTCTCTGCAAGCACAAGTTCAGAGATACCCACACATTATGTTTTCAAATCACCCTGTTAAACAAGATTGTTTTCCATAAGACCATCACTTATAGTCCTTTACAATCATTTAACCCTCATAATCATGTCAATACAATTATAGAAAATCCCACTTTATTGGGTTCGCGGTTAGGGATGGGTAACAAATCGCAGTATTAAACAAGAACCAGGGGTAATTTATTAATGACCAAACTATCAGTAAGCCCTGACATTATCGGTTCCACTATTGATACCGATagagaaattaagaaaacacatttatttattatttctacaTAAAAGTTATCTTGCACATTTTTTCCAATCCAAAACACTAACCTATATCATTGCAGGGAGGGGGGgcagctgtgtgtttctctctctctcacacacacacacacacacacacatacacgcacgcacacacgcacgcacacgcgctCAGACACAGACTGCAGCACCATGTAGTGCACACACCCAGTAGATAGATCTTAACTAGTACTATTTGTAGACCTTAGCCTAACTACAGTATGTGATGTTACACTTCACTAGGGTTGATGTTGACTGTGTGGCAACAAGTCTTTTGCATTTAAGGGCGGAACCAGCAGCCTGTGGAACCATGTAGAAAAACTGCATTCATAAATTCAAATTGTCAGAGTGTCGTCTGAATTGTCATTGAGAAACTCACAGTTTCAGAGCGCTCAGAGCAGGGATGGATTTAGTACAGTAAAAATACTGTCAAAGtcctgcatttcattttttacattacagCAGCTGATCAACACAAACATCAACACTTTGAGCTTTTCTTAAATCCCACCAGCTCAGAgcataaaatctaaaaactCCATCACCAAAGGTTTTTGTCTTTGGAACCAACTGAAAAACTTAATATGCCAGAAGATCTGAGAGGCCATCCTGGATCACACACTGCAGAAATTTGACAGGCAGGCAACGTTGGAACCTTAACAGTTGTAAAGAGCTTTCTCCTTCTGGTCCTGGTAAGAAGGACAGTTCTGTGTCAGTTG
Proteins encoded in this window:
- the kctd6a gene encoding BTB/POZ domain-containing protein KCTD6a, with the protein product MENGDLGHMMGEPVTLNVGGCVYSTSLSTLRRYPDSMLGAMFRGDLPTVRDAHGNYFIDRDGPLFRYILNFLRTSELTLPCDFKETELLRKEADFYQIEPLIQCLGDPKPLLPYPTDTYEEVVELSSTRKLSKYSNPVAVIITQLTITTKVHSVLESISSSFTKWNKHMMDTRDYQVSFTFGPCDHQQEVSLRVHLLDFISKAGFTIRNTRVHHMSERANENTVEHHWTFCRRVRKVND